Proteins from a single region of Desulfobacter postgatei 2ac9:
- a CDS encoding Ser protein kinase, protein MATTTDPKSFNHHVEAVKKGTRVFEDAFQGVSRMILEAGIRKVTVKGKTTYQFDLFSGGKRHLVGMYDEINSFVSFVKDASEGGSSREMAFVLVGEPGNGKTFFVDYLCARYREFLSSPKNMKYTFRFKNLDKIGGYGKINVIESQTYEDPMILAMSVRGNKDASMSYLSKSFKLKDKEIESLYEKYRPLGACSAYIWNQIREYCDDDPDKMMEFIEIVAVPLIESLGTITGRYPAKDKITSSAVDLMGEESIQRLLHIPDSNNPYRFDLRRGALARVAGGGIHFSDEIYKNKKDLVQVYLGVIQNRVIELDGFKWPIDTLIIATSNNSEFNTFLMEREEAPIVDRCRICYVAHNTDYKLQKTLTEYAIGTDVKRSLDQKVLHQDPNLNHAASVAVVLTRLPRSDKLTPIEIMKLAAGEVAGEKSLKTLAELIDQLNQDTDITKRFGQKGLGQRNLGRAVQLLLESSETNEGNCMFALDIFNALERVVLDYVQEPADRAKFKEDLKIAKGLYRERIMTEMFNAYMDEPLAIKKDVLNYVNMIIGVDAEHLGPDMMWKYKDPQTGELRALKIDERYIKNVEERLGLKTEEQRASFRNSIRKIYGQKLSVDANYDFMDNLELVKAITDVRLKSDIAGAGSLIGALANRTNEENQKLYDRMIYTMDHKLGYCPTCAQKTIEYFCSQEDDK, encoded by the coding sequence ATGGCCACAACAACAGATCCTAAGAGCTTTAACCACCACGTCGAAGCCGTTAAAAAAGGAACCCGGGTATTTGAGGATGCATTCCAGGGGGTCTCCCGCATGATTTTGGAAGCCGGTATCCGCAAGGTCACGGTTAAGGGAAAGACCACCTACCAGTTTGACCTGTTCAGCGGAGGCAAACGGCATCTGGTTGGCATGTATGACGAAATCAACTCTTTTGTCTCTTTTGTCAAGGATGCCTCTGAGGGGGGGTCTTCCAGGGAAATGGCTTTTGTCCTGGTGGGCGAGCCGGGGAATGGAAAAACCTTTTTTGTGGATTACCTGTGTGCCCGGTACAGGGAATTTTTATCAAGTCCTAAAAATATGAAGTATACGTTCCGCTTCAAGAACTTGGACAAGATAGGCGGATATGGAAAGATTAATGTCATTGAATCCCAGACCTATGAGGATCCCATGATTCTTGCTATGAGCGTTAGGGGGAACAAAGATGCCTCCATGAGTTATCTTTCCAAATCATTTAAACTCAAGGACAAGGAGATAGAAAGCCTTTATGAAAAGTATCGTCCTTTAGGTGCCTGTTCGGCTTATATATGGAATCAGATTCGGGAATATTGTGATGATGATCCTGACAAGATGATGGAATTCATCGAAATTGTCGCGGTACCGTTGATAGAAAGTCTTGGTACGATAACCGGAAGATATCCGGCTAAGGATAAGATCACCTCTTCGGCCGTGGATCTTATGGGGGAAGAATCCATCCAGCGCCTGTTGCATATTCCGGATTCCAACAACCCCTACCGCTTTGACTTGCGGCGCGGCGCTTTGGCCCGGGTGGCCGGCGGTGGCATCCATTTTTCCGATGAAATTTACAAAAATAAAAAGGATCTGGTGCAGGTATATCTCGGTGTAATCCAGAACCGTGTGATTGAACTGGATGGTTTTAAATGGCCCATTGATACTCTGATTATCGCCACCTCAAATAATTCCGAGTTTAACACCTTTTTAATGGAACGTGAGGAAGCGCCCATTGTTGACCGGTGCCGGATTTGCTATGTGGCCCATAATACGGATTATAAACTCCAGAAAACGTTGACCGAATATGCCATCGGTACCGATGTCAAGCGTTCCCTTGACCAGAAAGTGCTTCACCAGGATCCAAACTTGAACCATGCTGCATCTGTTGCCGTGGTGCTGACCCGATTGCCCCGGTCCGACAAACTCACCCCGATTGAAATCATGAAGCTTGCCGCAGGGGAGGTGGCAGGTGAAAAGAGCCTTAAAACCCTGGCCGAACTCATTGACCAGCTCAACCAGGATACGGATATAACCAAACGCTTCGGCCAGAAAGGTTTAGGCCAGAGGAACCTGGGTCGGGCAGTGCAGCTCCTTCTTGAATCTTCTGAAACCAATGAAGGCAATTGCATGTTTGCCTTAGATATTTTTAACGCCCTGGAACGGGTGGTACTTGATTATGTCCAGGAACCTGCTGACCGGGCCAAATTCAAGGAGGATTTGAAAATAGCCAAGGGCCTTTACCGGGAACGTATCATGACAGAGATGTTTAACGCATATATGGACGAACCGCTGGCAATCAAAAAGGATGTACTCAACTATGTAAATATGATCATAGGTGTGGATGCCGAGCATCTGGGCCCTGATATGATGTGGAAGTACAAAGATCCCCAGACAGGTGAGCTTCGGGCACTTAAAATTGATGAGCGCTATATTAAAAACGTTGAGGAACGCCTCGGTCTTAAAACCGAAGAACAGCGGGCCTCCTTTAGAAATTCAATTAGAAAGATCTACGGCCAGAAACTGTCTGTGGATGCCAATTATGACTTCATGGATAACCTGGAATTAGTTAAAGCCATCACCGATGTCCGGCTTAAATCCGACATTGCCGGTGCCGGCTCTTTAATTGGGGCGCTGGCCAACCGGACCAACGAAGAGAATCAAAAACTGTATGACAGAATGATTTATACCATGGATCACAAGCTTGGATACTGCCCTACTTGTGCACAGAAGACCATAGAGTATTTCTGCAGCCAGGAAGATGACAAATAG
- a CDS encoding DUF444 family protein has translation MVTLDELLERDRQREEDGFKRKIRIGRIVKPGTGGKEKIIVVPTTVEEKFVHEEPSFDPNTGEGEPSSGTGEGEEGDVIGEQPVRPDQGEGEGEGAGEGEGEGQGSEHEFESSAYELGKVLSQDFQLPNLQDKGKRRALARYTYDLTDKHRGMGQILDKKATLKQIVQTNIALGRIPDVDDIDPGRFIVSPRDLVYRILSREKEYESQAMVFFLRDYSGSMGGKVTEAVVSQHVMLYSWLVYQYERQVETRFILHDTQAKEVQDFYKYHSYKVAGGTKVYTAFELVNQIVEKESLDRDYNIYVFHGTDGDDWDKDGVNTIKQIEKMMRYAARIGISIVAHSYVGTGQTEVEKYLRKSGILEKHKNHIKLDVMHENVDDTRIIQGIKNLIS, from the coding sequence ATGGTCACCCTTGATGAATTATTGGAACGGGACCGCCAGCGGGAAGAGGACGGATTCAAGCGTAAAATCCGTATAGGCCGCATTGTCAAACCTGGTACCGGGGGAAAAGAAAAAATTATTGTGGTCCCCACTACCGTGGAGGAGAAGTTTGTTCATGAGGAACCCTCCTTTGATCCGAACACCGGAGAGGGAGAACCTTCCAGCGGAACCGGAGAGGGAGAAGAAGGCGATGTCATAGGCGAACAGCCGGTACGTCCGGATCAGGGTGAGGGGGAAGGCGAGGGGGCCGGTGAAGGAGAAGGTGAAGGCCAGGGCAGCGAACATGAGTTCGAGTCCAGTGCCTACGAATTAGGCAAGGTGCTGTCCCAGGACTTTCAACTTCCCAACCTCCAGGACAAAGGCAAACGACGTGCCCTGGCCCGCTACACCTATGATCTGACAGATAAGCACCGGGGCATGGGCCAGATTTTGGATAAAAAAGCAACTTTAAAACAGATTGTCCAGACTAATATTGCCCTTGGCAGAATTCCGGATGTTGACGACATAGACCCGGGCAGGTTTATTGTTTCCCCCCGGGATCTTGTTTACAGGATTCTGTCCAGAGAGAAAGAGTATGAATCCCAGGCCATGGTCTTTTTTCTAAGAGATTATTCAGGCTCCATGGGCGGCAAGGTGACAGAGGCAGTGGTTTCCCAGCATGTGATGCTCTATTCGTGGTTGGTGTATCAATATGAAAGACAGGTGGAAACCCGTTTTATTCTCCATGATACCCAGGCAAAAGAGGTTCAGGATTTTTATAAATATCACTCTTATAAGGTGGCCGGGGGAACCAAGGTGTATACCGCTTTCGAGCTGGTGAATCAAATCGTGGAGAAGGAGAGCCTGGATAGAGACTACAATATTTATGTTTTCCATGGGACCGATGGCGATGACTGGGATAAAGATGGCGTCAACACCATAAAACAAATAGAAAAAATGATGCGCTATGCCGCCCGGATAGGCATCTCCATTGTAGCGCATTCCTATGTGGGAACAGGGCAGACCGAAGTTGAAAAATACCTGAGAAAATCGGGAATACTTGAAAAACATAAGAACCATATTAAACTGGATGTTATGCATGAAAATGTGGATGATACCAGAATTATTCAGGGGATTAAAAATCTGATTTCCTGA
- a CDS encoding SpoVR family protein — MELVSQHVKKIMEECKVRARDEGLKFDDETLEYIVTNRDMIELSPKVMIPTLYDYWVHDVRVLSGKGMYEAYPSNPYETVINTRPAISYYNDNNPDWLNVMIFYHVLAHIDFFQNNLFFVNTWDVDLAGQALADKRLIAQLRSEKGRRWVDYVIEFSRGMDNLVGYHKVLDSMLRFRNQPVARLSRQDYYFDVFLQKIKKVSHNTYLKEIERFNQCKDNIATFFEPILSQYPEFEQMYKKARKDKEKPVRDIMEYIIRHSPFLRAHENQWMKCVIQIVRDTSLYFQPQIRTKIMNEGWASYWHDYLFMKDERIRGHEVDYAKVNATVTALPKVGLNPYALGLRLFEHIEDMQNRGCYSFDYFRLKDEKNRQHFDKGNKNGHDFIFKVRESMNDFTFINKFVDQEFIDHYKLFVTGKRLNRERMTWQYYIKSKKAHDYKNMVIDTLYHPPVIYVNEEKTQGALLYLVHKFENKPLKADYIENTMMGIEFLWGGPVYLETSIPVGTEKETRPAIHFLDPSAGASGTTATPVTREKIKWQRVCYIMDKRKLNRREVA; from the coding sequence ATGGAACTTGTCAGTCAGCATGTTAAAAAAATCATGGAAGAATGCAAAGTCAGAGCCAGGGATGAAGGCCTGAAGTTTGATGATGAAACCCTTGAGTATATCGTCACCAACCGGGACATGATTGAACTGTCTCCCAAGGTCATGATTCCCACCCTGTATGATTACTGGGTTCATGATGTCAGGGTTTTATCAGGCAAAGGCATGTATGAAGCCTACCCTTCCAACCCCTATGAAACCGTTATCAATACCCGGCCGGCCATTTCCTACTATAATGATAATAACCCGGACTGGCTCAATGTTATGATTTTTTATCATGTGCTGGCCCATATTGATTTTTTTCAGAATAATCTGTTTTTTGTAAATACCTGGGATGTTGACCTTGCCGGTCAGGCGCTGGCAGATAAGCGTTTGATTGCCCAACTCAGAAGCGAAAAGGGCAGGCGATGGGTGGATTATGTTATTGAATTTTCCAGGGGGATGGACAATCTGGTGGGCTATCACAAGGTACTGGACAGTATGTTGAGATTCCGGAATCAGCCTGTTGCCAGGTTATCCAGACAGGATTATTATTTTGATGTTTTTTTACAGAAAATAAAGAAGGTGTCCCACAATACGTACTTAAAAGAAATAGAAAGGTTCAATCAGTGTAAAGATAACATTGCCACATTTTTTGAACCGATCCTTTCCCAGTACCCTGAGTTTGAGCAGATGTACAAAAAAGCCAGAAAGGACAAAGAAAAACCTGTGCGGGATATCATGGAATATATTATCAGGCATTCACCGTTTTTACGGGCCCATGAAAATCAGTGGATGAAATGCGTGATCCAGATCGTGCGCGACACCTCATTGTACTTTCAGCCCCAGATTCGCACAAAGATTATGAATGAAGGCTGGGCCAGTTACTGGCACGACTATCTGTTTATGAAAGATGAGCGTATCCGTGGTCATGAAGTAGATTATGCAAAGGTGAATGCAACGGTAACCGCACTGCCCAAGGTCGGACTCAATCCCTATGCCTTAGGTTTGCGTCTGTTTGAACATATTGAAGATATGCAGAATAGAGGATGCTATTCCTTTGATTATTTCCGCCTGAAAGATGAGAAAAACAGACAACACTTTGATAAAGGAAATAAAAACGGCCATGATTTTATCTTTAAAGTCAGGGAGAGTATGAATGATTTCACCTTTATCAACAAATTTGTGGACCAGGAATTTATAGACCATTACAAACTGTTTGTCACAGGCAAGCGGCTGAATAGGGAACGCATGACCTGGCAATACTATATTAAATCCAAGAAAGCCCACGATTATAAAAATATGGTGATTGACACCTTGTATCATCCTCCGGTGATATATGTTAACGAGGAAAAAACCCAAGGTGCTCTGCTTTACCTTGTTCATAAATTTGAAAATAAGCCCCTTAAAGCAGATTATATTGAAAATACCATGATGGGTATTGAGTTCTTATGGGGAGGTCCTGTGTACCTTGAAACCAGCATACCTGTTGGAACAGAAAAGGAAACGCGCCCTGCCATTCATTTTTTGGATCCATCTGCAGGTGCTTCCGGAACAACAGCAACACCGGTTACACGTGAAAAAATTAAGTGGCAAAGGGTATGTTATATAATGGATAAACGGAAATTAAACAGACGGGAGGTGGCATGA